A single window of Streptomyces griseoviridis DNA harbors:
- a CDS encoding vWA domain-containing protein, whose product MTAISLEKVEQAAPALVSLYKSAGASVRRHGLDGRRAAVYLVVDYSGSMRPYYADGTVQALADRVLGLSAHLDDDGRVPVVFFSTDVDAVTEIALDDHHGAIERIVAGLGHMGRTSYHLAMDAVIDHYLDSGSAQPALVVFQTDGGPINKAAAERYLCKAAKLPMFWQFIGFGDRSSTQFDFLRKLDELPVPAKRVVDNAGFFHAGSDPSTMSDAELYDRLLGEFPDWLAAAGELGILAAD is encoded by the coding sequence ATGACGGCGATCAGTCTGGAGAAGGTCGAGCAGGCGGCGCCCGCGCTGGTCAGCCTCTACAAGTCGGCCGGGGCTTCGGTGCGCCGGCACGGACTGGACGGCAGGCGGGCCGCGGTCTACCTGGTCGTCGACTACTCGGGCTCCATGCGGCCCTACTACGCGGACGGCACCGTGCAGGCCCTCGCCGACCGGGTCCTCGGCCTCTCCGCGCACCTCGACGACGACGGCCGGGTGCCCGTGGTGTTCTTCTCGACGGACGTCGACGCCGTCACCGAGATAGCCCTCGACGACCATCACGGGGCGATCGAACGGATCGTGGCCGGACTCGGACACATGGGCAGGACCAGCTACCACCTGGCCATGGACGCCGTCATCGACCACTACCTCGACAGCGGCTCCGCACAACCGGCCCTGGTCGTCTTCCAGACGGACGGCGGACCCATCAACAAGGCCGCCGCCGAACGGTATCTGTGCAAGGCCGCGAAGCTTCCGATGTTCTGGCAGTTCATCGGCTTCGGCGACCGGAGCAGCACCCAGTTCGACTTCCTGCGCAAGCTCGACGAGTTGCCGGTGCCCGCGAAGCGCGTCGTCGACAACGCCGGTTTCTTCCACGCCGGTTCGGACCCGTCGACGATGTCCGACGCCGAGCTGTACGACCGTCTCCTCGGCGAGTTCCCCGACTGGCTGGCCGCCGCCGGGGAGCTGGGCATCCTGGCCGCCGACTGA
- a CDS encoding ADP-ribosylglycohydrolase family protein — protein sequence MATIDHLPPLAPPRDTGALRERARGALLGLAVGDALGAPAENLGPAEIRARWGRITGYVTDRPAGTDDTEYTIFSGLLLIRHGAALTPAQVEAAWRESIADRDEGPFRGAGFSERGTLENLRKGLTAPASAQHRHAWSDGLAMRAAACGVFAAGRPAEAARLAAIDGSVSHQGEGLYGGRAVAAGVAAAMAGAPAPAVAAAALAAVPEDSWTARSLRRAVAVAHRGERAVRSAAVIRGYPWTDLAPEAVALAFGAYTAADGDFGAAVLTAVNMGRDADTTAAVAGALAGATRGAASIPAEWAAAIGPARGSCLPSMAGHHVLDIADSLIERAAHPNRPPGHTGPRTHIPTTTSTTPPRRTTVLTDGTHEADGTHEADGTDGTHVTSGASEAVR from the coding sequence ATGGCCACGATCGACCACCTGCCCCCGCTGGCGCCGCCGCGGGACACCGGCGCCCTGCGCGAACGGGCCCGCGGCGCCCTCCTCGGCCTCGCCGTCGGAGACGCCCTCGGAGCCCCCGCCGAGAACCTCGGGCCCGCCGAGATCCGGGCCCGCTGGGGCCGCATCACCGGGTACGTCACCGACCGCCCGGCGGGCACCGACGACACCGAGTACACGATCTTCTCCGGGCTGCTGCTGATCAGACACGGCGCGGCGCTCACCCCGGCCCAGGTCGAGGCGGCCTGGCGGGAGTCGATCGCCGACCGCGACGAAGGGCCCTTCCGCGGCGCCGGGTTCAGCGAGCGCGGCACCCTGGAGAACCTCCGCAAGGGCCTCACCGCGCCCGCCTCAGCGCAGCACCGGCACGCCTGGAGCGACGGGCTCGCGATGCGCGCCGCCGCCTGCGGGGTGTTCGCCGCCGGGCGCCCCGCCGAGGCGGCCAGGCTCGCCGCGATCGACGGCTCGGTCAGCCACCAGGGCGAGGGCCTCTACGGCGGCCGGGCCGTCGCCGCCGGGGTGGCCGCCGCGATGGCGGGAGCACCGGCGCCCGCGGTCGCCGCCGCGGCCCTGGCCGCCGTCCCCGAGGACTCCTGGACGGCGCGCTCGCTGCGCCGCGCGGTCGCCGTCGCCCACCGCGGGGAACGCGCCGTCCGCTCGGCTGCGGTGATCCGCGGCTACCCGTGGACCGACCTGGCACCCGAGGCGGTCGCGCTGGCCTTCGGCGCGTACACGGCAGCCGACGGCGACTTCGGCGCCGCCGTCCTGACGGCGGTGAACATGGGCCGCGACGCCGACACCACGGCCGCCGTGGCGGGCGCCCTCGCGGGTGCGACACGGGGCGCCGCCTCGATCCCGGCGGAGTGGGCGGCGGCGATCGGACCCGCGCGCGGGAGCTGCCTGCCGTCGATGGCGGGACACCACGTCCTGGACATCGCCGACAGCCTGATCGAACGGGCGGCCCACCCGAACCGACCCCCCGGACACACCGGCCCACGCACCCACATCCCGACGACGACGTCGACCACCCCGCCCCGGAGGACGACCGTCCTGACGGACGGGACGCACGAGGCGGACGGGACGCACGAGGCGGACGGGACTGACGGGACGCACGTGACCAGCGGCGCGAGCGAGGCGGTCCGATGA
- a CDS encoding VIT1/CCC1 transporter family protein, translated as MAIVETEAALHEAHRDNHTHRDVNGGWLRPAVFGAMDGLVSNLALMTGVAGGAVGHQTLVLTGLAGLAAGAFSMAAGEYTSVASQRELVEAELDVERRELRRHPQDEEAELAALYAARGVEPHLAREVARQLSADPEQALEIHAREELGVDPGDLPSPLVAAVSSFGSFALGALLPVLPYLLGATSLWPALLLAMIGLFACGAVVARVTARTWWFSGLRQLALGGAAAGVTYALGSFFGTAVG; from the coding sequence ATGGCCATCGTCGAGACCGAGGCCGCGCTCCATGAGGCGCACCGCGACAACCACACGCACCGCGACGTCAACGGCGGCTGGCTGCGCCCCGCCGTGTTCGGCGCGATGGACGGGCTGGTCTCCAACCTGGCGCTGATGACCGGCGTCGCGGGCGGCGCCGTCGGCCACCAGACCCTCGTCCTGACCGGCCTCGCGGGCCTCGCCGCCGGCGCCTTCTCGATGGCCGCGGGCGAGTACACCTCCGTCGCCTCGCAGCGCGAGCTGGTCGAGGCCGAGCTGGACGTCGAGCGCCGGGAGCTGCGCCGCCACCCGCAGGACGAGGAGGCCGAGCTGGCCGCGCTGTACGCGGCGCGCGGTGTCGAGCCGCACCTCGCCCGCGAGGTCGCCAGACAGCTCTCCGCCGACCCCGAGCAGGCCCTGGAGATCCACGCCCGCGAGGAGCTGGGCGTCGACCCGGGCGATCTGCCGTCGCCGCTGGTCGCGGCCGTGTCGTCGTTCGGGTCGTTCGCGCTGGGCGCCCTGCTGCCCGTGCTGCCCTATCTGCTGGGCGCCACCTCGCTCTGGCCCGCGCTGCTGCTCGCCATGATCGGGCTGTTCGCCTGCGGTGCGGTGGTGGCCAGGGTGACCGCGCGCACCTGGTGGTTCAGCGGGCTGCGGCAGCTCGCGCTGGGTGGCGCGGCGGCCGGTGTGACGTACGCCCTGGGCAGTTTCTTCGGGACGGCCGTAGGATAG
- a CDS encoding chitosanase, producing the protein MKRAGCLLFAAVPVIVTAAVYFLVPVGSDGGDGGGTGGSASRDAKARAERERAADDEVIADLPPGLASPAGKELAQKLVASAENSTLDWRSAYGYIEDIGDGQGYTAGVVGFCTGTHDLLTLVERYTKAHPDNGLATYLPALRKVDGTDSHEGLDPGFTGAWKAEAALPAFRAAQDEERDRVYFDPAVRLAKLDGLGTLGQFIYYDAMVFHGPGTGPTGFYGLREHALKEADTPSEGGSEPSFLDIFLDLREKAMRAKQPGIDTSRVDTAQRRFLYDGNLDLKPPLIWKVYGETYKVP; encoded by the coding sequence ATGAAACGCGCAGGCTGCCTTCTCTTCGCGGCCGTCCCCGTGATCGTCACGGCGGCGGTGTACTTCCTGGTGCCCGTGGGCTCCGACGGAGGCGACGGGGGCGGGACGGGCGGCTCCGCGTCGCGGGACGCCAAGGCACGGGCCGAGCGGGAGCGGGCCGCGGACGACGAGGTGATCGCCGACCTGCCGCCCGGGCTCGCCTCGCCCGCCGGGAAGGAGCTGGCGCAGAAGCTGGTGGCGAGCGCCGAGAACTCGACGCTCGACTGGCGCAGCGCCTACGGCTACATCGAGGACATCGGCGACGGCCAGGGCTACACGGCCGGGGTGGTGGGGTTCTGCACCGGCACCCACGATCTGCTGACGCTGGTGGAGCGGTACACGAAGGCGCATCCGGACAATGGCCTGGCCACCTATCTGCCGGCGCTGCGGAAGGTGGACGGCACCGACTCGCACGAGGGTCTCGATCCCGGTTTCACCGGCGCCTGGAAGGCGGAGGCGGCCCTGCCGGCGTTCCGCGCGGCGCAGGACGAGGAGCGCGACCGGGTCTACTTCGATCCGGCCGTGCGGCTCGCGAAGCTCGACGGGCTGGGCACGCTGGGCCAGTTCATCTACTACGACGCGATGGTCTTCCACGGTCCCGGTACCGGCCCCACCGGCTTCTACGGGCTGCGCGAGCACGCCCTGAAGGAGGCGGACACCCCGTCCGAGGGCGGTTCGGAGCCGTCGTTCCTGGACATCTTCCTCGACCTGCGGGAGAAGGCGATGCGGGCGAAGCAGCCGGGCATCGACACCAGCCGGGTCGACACCGCGCAGCGGCGGTTCCTGTACGACGGGAACCTGGACCTGAAGCCGCCGCTGATCTGGAAGGTGTACGGGGAGACGTACAAGGTGCCCTGA
- a CDS encoding glutamate synthase subunit beta produces MADPKGFLNHGREVATSRPVDVRLKDWNEVYVPGSLLPIISKQASRCMDCGIPFCHNGCPLGNLIPEWNDYAYREDWGAASERLHATNNFPEFTGRLCPAPCESACVLGINQPPVTIKNVEVSIIDKAWETGDVAPQIPERLSGKTVAVIGSGPAGLAAAQQLTRAGHTVAVYERADRVGGLLRYGIPEFKMEKRHINRRIEQMRAEGTRFRTGVEIGRDLKATDLKKRYDAVVIAAGATTARDLPVPGRELKGIHQAMEYLPLSNKVQEGDYVTSPISAQGKHVVVIGGGDTGADCVGTAHRQGAASVTQLEIMPRPGDERNPVAQPWPTFPMLYKVTSAHEEGGERVYAVSTTHFEGDEDGNVQWLHLTEVEFVEGRLTPQPGTERKIPAQLVTLAMGFTGTDRDNGLVEQFGLDLDERGNIARDADFQTNVPGVFVAGDAGRGQSLIVWAIAEGRSAARGCDRFLAGTSDLPAPIRPTDRSLMV; encoded by the coding sequence ATGGCTGACCCGAAGGGCTTCCTCAACCACGGCCGCGAGGTCGCCACCTCCCGACCGGTCGACGTCCGGCTGAAGGACTGGAACGAGGTCTACGTCCCCGGCTCACTGCTGCCGATCATCAGCAAGCAGGCCAGCCGGTGCATGGACTGCGGCATCCCCTTCTGCCACAACGGCTGTCCGCTCGGCAACCTCATCCCCGAGTGGAACGACTACGCCTACCGCGAGGACTGGGGCGCCGCCTCCGAGCGGCTGCACGCGACCAACAACTTCCCCGAGTTCACCGGCCGCCTCTGCCCCGCGCCCTGCGAGTCGGCGTGCGTGCTCGGCATCAACCAGCCGCCGGTCACCATCAAGAACGTCGAGGTCTCCATCATCGACAAGGCGTGGGAGACCGGTGACGTCGCCCCGCAGATCCCCGAGCGGCTCTCCGGCAAGACCGTCGCCGTCATCGGCTCGGGACCGGCCGGGCTCGCCGCCGCCCAGCAGCTGACCCGGGCGGGCCACACCGTCGCCGTCTACGAGCGCGCCGACCGCGTCGGCGGCCTGCTGCGCTACGGCATCCCCGAGTTCAAGATGGAGAAGCGGCACATCAACCGGCGCATCGAGCAGATGCGCGCGGAGGGCACCCGCTTCCGCACCGGCGTCGAGATCGGCCGCGACCTCAAGGCGACCGACCTGAAGAAGCGCTACGACGCCGTCGTCATCGCCGCGGGCGCCACCACCGCCCGTGATCTGCCCGTCCCTGGACGGGAGTTGAAGGGCATCCACCAGGCGATGGAGTACCTGCCGCTGTCGAACAAGGTCCAGGAGGGCGACTACGTCACCTCCCCGATCTCCGCCCAGGGCAAGCACGTCGTCGTCATCGGCGGCGGCGACACCGGCGCCGACTGCGTGGGCACCGCGCACCGCCAGGGCGCGGCCTCCGTCACCCAGCTGGAGATCATGCCGAGGCCGGGCGACGAGCGGAACCCGGTCGCCCAGCCGTGGCCGACCTTCCCCATGCTGTACAAGGTCACCAGCGCCCACGAGGAGGGCGGCGAGCGCGTCTACGCCGTCTCCACCACCCACTTCGAGGGCGACGAGGACGGCAACGTCCAGTGGCTGCACCTCACCGAGGTCGAGTTCGTCGAGGGCAGGCTGACCCCGCAGCCGGGCACCGAGCGCAAGATCCCGGCCCAACTGGTCACCCTCGCCATGGGCTTCACCGGCACCGACCGGGACAACGGCCTGGTCGAGCAGTTCGGCCTCGACCTCGACGAGCGCGGCAACATCGCCCGCGACGCCGACTTCCAGACCAACGTGCCGGGCGTCTTCGTCGCCGGTGACGCGGGCCGCGGCCAGTCCCTCATCGTGTGGGCCATCGCGGAGGGCCGCTCGGCCGCCCGCGGCTGCGACCGCTTCCTCGCCGGGACCAGCGACCTGCCCGCCCCGATCCGCCCGACGGACCGCTCCCTGATGGTCTGA
- the gltB gene encoding glutamate synthase large subunit — MRTPRQPSQHSANGQNWSFMDARPAAQGMYDPRNERDACGVGFVATLTGEASHTLVDQALTVLRNLEHRGATGSEPDSGDGAGILSQVPDTFFREVAEFQLPEAGSYAVGIAFLPEDGLADAVSQIETIAAEEGLTVLGWRDVPVAPELLGATARSTMPAFRQIFVADAATPAATGIALDRKAFVLRKRAEREAGVYFPSLSGRTIVYKGMLTTGQLEPFFPDLSDRRFASAIALVHSRFSTNTFPSWPLAHPYRFVAHNGEINTVKGNRNWMRARESQLASELFGGDGSLERIFPLCTPDASDSASFDEVLELLHLGGRSLPHSVLMMIPEAWENHDSMDPDRRAFYQFHATMMEPWDGPACVTFTDGTQVGAVLDRNGLRPGRYWVTDDGLVVLGSEVGVLDIDPAKVVRKGRLQPGRMFLVDTAEHRIIEDDEIKAQLAAEAPYAEWMEAGEIELSDLPEREHIVHTHASVTRRQQTFGYTEEELRVILAPMAKSATEPIGSMGTDSPIAALSERPRLLFDYFTQLFAQVTNPPLDAIREELVTSLRSSLGPQGNLLDPSAASCRSVLLPFPVIDNDELAKLIHINADGDMPGFKAATLSGLYRVSGGGDSLAARLEEICAEADAAIDNGARLIVLSDRHSDAEHAPIPSLLLTAAVHHHLIRTKERTHVGLLIEAGDVREVHHVALLIGFGAAAVNPYLAMESVEDLVRAGTFLPGAEPEQAIRNLIHALGKGVLKVMSKMGISTVASYRGAQVFEAVGLDQGFVDTYFSGTATKIGGVGLDVIAKEVAARHAKAYPASGIAPAHRALDIGGEYQWRREGEPHLFDPETVFRLQHSTRTNRYDIFKKYTDRVNEQSERLMTLRGLFGFTSDRPSIPVDEVEPVSEIVKRFSTGAMSYGSISMEAHETLAIAMNQLGGKSNTGEGGEDPERLYDPARRSAIKQVASGRFGVTSEYLVNADDIQIKMAQGAKPGEGGQLPGHKVYPWVARTRHSTPGVGLISPPPHHDIYSIEDLAQLIHDLKNANPQARIHVKLVSEVGVGTVAAGVSKAHADVVLISGHDGGTGASPLTSLKHAGGPWELGLAETQQTLLLNGLRDRIVVQTDGQLKTGRDVVIAALLGAEEFGFATAPLVVSGCVMMRVCHLDTCPVGIATQNPVLRDRFSGKAEYIVNFFRFIAEEVREILAELGFRTIEEAVGHAEALDVTRAVDHWKAQGLDLAPLFHVPELADGAVRHRTVAQDHGLEKALDNQLIKLAADALAATTATDAQPVRAQVKVRNINRTVGTMLGHEVTKKFGGAGLPDGTIDLTFTGSAGQSFGAFLPRGVTLRLEGDANDYVGKGLSGGRVVVRPDRGADHLAEYSTIAGNTIAYGATGGELFLRGRTGERFCVRNSGALVVSEGVGDHGCEYMTGGHAVVLGETGRNFAAGMSGGVAYVIDLDRDHVNAGNRDAVEALDDADKQWLHEVVRRHQEETASTVAEKLLAEWDTAVERFSKIIPSTYKAVLAAKDAAERAGLTETEITEKMMEAATHG, encoded by the coding sequence ATGCGTACGCCGCGCCAGCCGTCCCAGCATTCCGCGAATGGCCAGAACTGGTCCTTCATGGATGCTCGCCCTGCTGCGCAGGGTATGTACGACCCCCGTAACGAGCGCGACGCGTGCGGCGTCGGATTCGTGGCCACCCTCACCGGCGAGGCCAGCCACACCCTGGTCGATCAGGCCCTGACCGTGCTGCGCAACCTCGAACACCGCGGCGCCACCGGCTCCGAGCCCGACTCGGGCGACGGCGCGGGCATCCTCTCCCAGGTGCCCGACACCTTCTTCCGTGAGGTGGCCGAATTCCAGCTGCCCGAGGCCGGCTCCTACGCCGTCGGCATCGCCTTCCTGCCCGAGGACGGCCTTGCGGACGCCGTCTCACAGATCGAGACGATCGCCGCCGAGGAGGGCCTCACCGTCCTCGGCTGGCGCGACGTCCCCGTCGCCCCCGAACTCCTCGGTGCCACCGCCCGCTCGACGATGCCCGCCTTCCGGCAGATCTTCGTCGCCGACGCCGCCACCCCCGCGGCGACGGGCATCGCCCTCGACCGCAAGGCGTTCGTGCTGCGCAAGCGCGCCGAGCGCGAGGCCGGCGTCTACTTCCCCTCGCTCTCCGGTCGCACGATCGTGTACAAGGGCATGCTGACCACCGGCCAGCTCGAACCCTTCTTCCCCGACCTGTCCGACCGCCGCTTCGCCTCCGCGATCGCGCTCGTGCACTCCCGGTTCTCCACCAACACCTTCCCGTCGTGGCCGCTCGCGCACCCCTACCGGTTCGTCGCGCACAACGGCGAGATCAACACCGTCAAGGGCAACCGCAACTGGATGCGCGCCCGCGAGTCCCAGCTCGCCTCCGAGCTGTTCGGCGGCGACGGCAGCCTTGAGCGGATCTTCCCGCTCTGCACGCCCGACGCCTCCGACTCCGCGTCCTTCGACGAGGTCCTCGAACTCCTGCACCTCGGCGGCCGCTCGCTGCCCCACTCGGTGCTGATGATGATCCCGGAGGCGTGGGAGAACCACGACTCCATGGACCCCGACCGCCGCGCCTTCTACCAGTTCCACGCCACGATGATGGAACCCTGGGACGGCCCGGCCTGCGTCACCTTCACCGACGGCACCCAGGTCGGCGCCGTCCTCGACCGCAACGGCCTGCGCCCCGGCCGCTACTGGGTCACCGACGACGGCCTCGTCGTCCTCGGCTCCGAGGTCGGCGTCCTCGACATCGACCCCGCCAAGGTGGTCCGCAAGGGCCGCCTCCAGCCCGGCCGGATGTTCCTCGTCGACACCGCCGAGCACCGCATCATCGAGGACGACGAGATCAAGGCGCAGCTCGCCGCCGAGGCCCCCTACGCCGAGTGGATGGAAGCCGGCGAAATAGAGCTGAGCGACCTGCCCGAGCGCGAGCACATCGTCCACACCCACGCCTCGGTCACCCGCCGCCAGCAGACCTTCGGCTACACCGAGGAAGAACTCCGCGTCATCCTCGCGCCGATGGCGAAGTCCGCCACCGAGCCGATCGGCTCCATGGGCACCGACTCGCCGATCGCCGCGCTCTCCGAGCGCCCGCGCCTGCTGTTCGACTACTTCACCCAGCTGTTCGCGCAGGTCACCAACCCGCCGCTGGACGCCATCCGCGAGGAACTCGTCACCTCCCTGCGCTCCTCCCTCGGACCGCAGGGCAACCTCCTCGACCCGAGCGCCGCCTCCTGCCGCTCCGTCCTGCTGCCCTTCCCGGTCATCGACAACGACGAGCTGGCCAAGCTCATCCACATCAACGCCGACGGCGACATGCCCGGCTTCAAGGCCGCGACCCTCTCCGGCCTCTACCGGGTCTCCGGCGGCGGCGACTCCCTCGCCGCCCGCCTGGAGGAGATCTGCGCCGAGGCCGACGCCGCCATCGACAACGGCGCCCGCCTCATCGTCCTCTCCGACCGGCACTCCGACGCCGAGCACGCGCCGATCCCGTCGCTGCTGCTCACCGCGGCCGTCCACCACCACCTCATCCGCACCAAGGAGCGCACCCACGTGGGCCTCCTGATCGAGGCCGGTGACGTCCGCGAGGTCCACCACGTCGCGCTGCTGATCGGCTTCGGCGCCGCCGCCGTCAACCCGTACCTGGCCATGGAGTCCGTCGAGGACCTCGTCAGGGCCGGCACCTTCCTGCCAGGCGCCGAGCCCGAGCAGGCCATCCGCAACCTGATCCACGCCCTCGGCAAGGGCGTCCTCAAGGTCATGTCCAAGATGGGCATCTCCACGGTCGCCTCCTACCGCGGCGCCCAGGTCTTCGAGGCCGTCGGCCTCGACCAGGGCTTCGTCGACACCTACTTCAGCGGCACCGCCACCAAGATCGGCGGCGTCGGCCTCGACGTCATCGCCAAGGAGGTCGCCGCCCGGCACGCCAAGGCCTACCCCGCCTCCGGCATCGCGCCCGCCCACCGCGCCCTCGACATCGGCGGCGAGTACCAGTGGCGCCGCGAGGGCGAGCCGCACCTCTTCGACCCGGAGACGGTCTTCCGCCTCCAGCACTCCACCCGCACCAACCGCTACGACATCTTCAAGAAGTACACCGACCGGGTGAACGAGCAGTCCGAGCGCCTCATGACGCTCCGCGGCCTCTTCGGCTTCACCTCCGACCGCCCGTCGATCCCCGTCGACGAGGTCGAACCGGTCTCCGAGATCGTCAAGCGCTTCTCCACCGGCGCCATGTCGTACGGCTCCATCTCCATGGAGGCGCACGAGACCCTCGCCATCGCCATGAACCAGCTCGGCGGCAAGTCCAACACCGGCGAGGGCGGCGAGGACCCCGAGCGCCTCTACGACCCGGCCCGCCGCAGCGCCATCAAGCAGGTCGCCTCCGGCCGCTTCGGCGTCACCAGCGAGTACCTCGTCAACGCGGACGACATCCAGATCAAGATGGCCCAGGGCGCCAAGCCGGGCGAGGGCGGCCAGCTCCCCGGCCACAAGGTGTACCCGTGGGTCGCCAGGACGCGGCACTCGACGCCCGGCGTGGGCCTCATCTCGCCGCCGCCGCACCACGACATCTACTCCATCGAGGACCTCGCCCAGCTCATCCACGACCTGAAGAACGCGAACCCGCAGGCGCGGATCCACGTGAAGCTGGTCTCCGAGGTCGGCGTCGGCACCGTCGCCGCCGGTGTCTCCAAGGCACACGCCGACGTCGTGCTCATCTCGGGACACGACGGCGGCACCGGAGCCTCCCCGCTCACCTCCCTCAAGCACGCCGGCGGACCCTGGGAACTCGGCCTCGCCGAGACCCAGCAGACCCTGCTGCTCAACGGCCTGCGCGACCGCATCGTCGTGCAGACCGACGGCCAGCTCAAGACCGGCCGCGACGTCGTCATCGCCGCGCTCCTCGGCGCCGAGGAGTTCGGCTTCGCGACCGCGCCGCTCGTCGTCTCCGGCTGCGTCATGATGCGCGTCTGCCACCTCGACACCTGCCCGGTCGGCATCGCCACCCAGAACCCGGTGCTGCGCGACCGGTTCTCCGGCAAGGCCGAGTACATCGTGAACTTCTTCCGGTTCATCGCCGAGGAGGTCCGCGAGATCCTCGCCGAACTGGGCTTCCGCACCATCGAGGAGGCCGTCGGCCACGCCGAGGCCCTCGACGTCACCCGCGCCGTCGACCACTGGAAGGCCCAGGGCCTGGACCTGGCGCCCCTGTTCCACGTGCCCGAACTCGCCGACGGCGCGGTCAGGCACCGGACCGTCGCCCAGGACCACGGCCTGGAGAAGGCCCTCGACAACCAGCTGATCAAGCTGGCCGCCGACGCCCTGGCCGCCACCACCGCCACCGACGCCCAGCCGGTGCGCGCCCAGGTCAAGGTCCGCAACATCAACCGCACGGTCGGCACCATGCTCGGCCACGAGGTGACGAAGAAGTTCGGCGGCGCCGGACTGCCCGACGGCACCATCGACCTCACCTTCACCGGCTCCGCCGGCCAGTCCTTCGGCGCGTTCCTGCCGCGCGGCGTCACGCTGCGCCTGGAGGGCGACGCCAACGACTACGTCGGCAAGGGCCTCTCCGGCGGCCGGGTCGTCGTCCGCCCCGACCGGGGCGCCGACCACCTCGCCGAGTACTCGACCATCGCGGGCAACACCATCGCCTACGGCGCGACCGGCGGCGAGCTGTTCCTGCGCGGCCGCACCGGCGAGCGGTTCTGCGTCCGCAACTCCGGCGCGCTGGTCGTCTCCGAGGGCGTGGGCGACCACGGCTGCGAGTACATGACCGGCGGCCACGCGGTCGTCCTCGGCGAGACCGGCCGCAACTTCGCGGCCGGCATGTCCGGCGGCGTCGCCTACGTCATCGACCTGGACCGCGACCACGTCAACGCCGGCAACCGCGACGCCGTCGAGGCGCTGGACGACGCCGACAAGCAGTGGCTGCACGAAGTGGTGCGCCGGCACCAGGAGGAGACCGCCTCCACGGTCGCCGAGAAGCTGCTCGCCGAGTGGGACACCGCCGTCGAACGCTTCAGCAAGATCATCCCCAGTACGTACAAGGCAGTGCTCGCCGCCAAGGACGCCGCCGAGCGAGCGGGTCTCACCGAGACCGAGATCACCGAGAAGATGATGGAGGCGGCGACCCATGGCTGA